One segment of Parachlamydia acanthamoebae DNA contains the following:
- a CDS encoding acyl-CoA dehydrogenase family protein translates to MEFGYTAEQIALKMECQKFAKEEIAENVRLLEEDLFVRQRLFEKMGQKGFFTLGLMLAEKKRDPFRLAIALKEISKVDAGIGVTMAVTNMVAEAIERYGSKQQQAKYLSAIKQGESVPASFALTEEQAGSDPKNIQTRAEVDLNNSDYFWINGSKRLITNGDLSGVLIVFAKTTEGISAFLIERGTPGMEVSKTEQKLGLLTANLVGLSFDKCWVHRNQLLGKLGEGLKIALGSLDSGRIGVAAQAIGIAEASYEAALHYSQVREQFGKKICENQAIAFELADMHVKLSAAKLLLSKACWQRVQGISYTLAASEAKLYASEIANEIASEAMQIFGGYGYIKDYPLERYFRDARATTLYEGTSEIQRLVISRSILKEALIDQ, encoded by the coding sequence ATGGAGTTTGGTTACACAGCCGAGCAAATAGCCTTGAAAATGGAATGTCAAAAGTTTGCCAAAGAAGAAATTGCTGAAAATGTGCGTCTTCTAGAAGAGGATCTTTTTGTTAGGCAAAGGCTTTTTGAAAAAATGGGACAAAAAGGTTTTTTTACACTAGGGCTTATGCTCGCAGAAAAAAAGCGGGATCCTTTTCGGTTAGCCATTGCGTTAAAAGAGATCTCGAAGGTGGATGCAGGGATTGGTGTGACAATGGCTGTGACCAATATGGTTGCGGAAGCCATCGAGCGGTATGGATCCAAACAGCAACAAGCCAAGTATCTCTCGGCCATTAAGCAAGGCGAAAGCGTGCCAGCTTCTTTTGCTTTAACGGAAGAACAGGCAGGAAGCGATCCTAAAAATATCCAAACGCGAGCAGAAGTCGATCTGAACAATTCCGATTACTTTTGGATTAACGGAAGCAAACGTTTAATCACAAATGGAGATCTATCCGGAGTTCTCATTGTTTTTGCTAAAACAACAGAGGGAATCAGTGCTTTTTTAATAGAGCGAGGAACACCCGGGATGGAAGTTTCTAAAACAGAACAAAAGCTAGGCTTGTTAACCGCCAACTTAGTAGGTCTCTCTTTTGACAAATGTTGGGTCCACAGAAACCAGCTTTTAGGAAAATTGGGTGAAGGCTTGAAAATTGCCTTGGGGAGTTTGGACAGTGGGAGGATCGGCGTTGCGGCACAGGCCATTGGGATAGCAGAAGCATCCTATGAAGCAGCTCTTCATTATAGTCAGGTGCGGGAGCAATTTGGGAAAAAGATCTGTGAGAATCAGGCGATTGCTTTCGAGCTAGCCGACATGCATGTTAAACTCAGTGCGGCTAAATTGTTATTGAGCAAAGCCTGCTGGCAAAGGGTACAGGGCATTTCCTACACACTCGCTGCCTCTGAAGCTAAATTATACGCTTCGGAAATTGCCAATGAAATTGCTTCTGAGGCTATGCAAATTTTTGGAGGATATGGCTATATCAAAGATTATCCTTTAGAAAGATATTTTCGCGATGCACGTGCGACGACATTGTATGAGGGGACAAGTGAAATTCAACGGTTGGTAATTTCAAGGTCTATTTTAAAGGAAGCTTTAATCGATCAATAA
- the prpB gene encoding methylisocitrate lyase translates to MDSPGMKFRQALAEESPLQILGVANAYIALMAKQVGFKALYLSGAGVANSIYGLPDLALTTLDNVVDEVDRLTDAVDLPLLVDIDTGWGHSLMIERTIKRMIKMGAAAVHIEDQIPEKRCGHRSGKSLVSKKIMADRIKAALNAKTDPYFVVMARTDAIAVEGLVPALDRCVAYVEAGAEMLFVEAATTLEEYRMFKEVCPVPILANLTEFGKTPSFDLSELAQVGIDMALYPLSVNRAMNAAALNVMRDIKKNGSQKQSIPLMQTRQELYKFLNYEQAEQAINPLST, encoded by the coding sequence ATGGATAGTCCTGGTATGAAATTCAGACAAGCATTGGCCGAAGAATCTCCTCTTCAAATTCTTGGAGTGGCCAATGCCTATATCGCTTTAATGGCTAAGCAAGTCGGATTTAAAGCTTTATATCTTTCGGGAGCAGGTGTAGCAAATTCCATCTATGGCTTGCCCGATCTAGCACTAACAACTTTGGATAATGTTGTTGATGAAGTGGATCGATTAACGGATGCGGTGGATTTACCCTTGCTCGTGGATATAGATACAGGCTGGGGACATTCCTTGATGATCGAACGCACGATTAAAAGGATGATCAAAATGGGTGCCGCAGCTGTACACATTGAAGATCAAATTCCCGAAAAAAGGTGCGGACATCGATCAGGAAAATCTTTGGTCTCAAAAAAAATCATGGCCGATCGAATTAAAGCGGCTTTGAACGCAAAAACGGATCCTTATTTTGTGGTGATGGCGCGGACTGACGCAATCGCCGTAGAAGGCCTTGTACCCGCTCTTGATCGCTGTGTCGCCTATGTTGAAGCTGGAGCCGAAATGTTATTTGTAGAAGCTGCTACCACACTTGAAGAATACCGCATGTTTAAAGAAGTTTGCCCTGTTCCCATTCTCGCAAACTTAACGGAGTTTGGTAAAACCCCTTCTTTTGATTTAAGTGAACTTGCTCAAGTAGGTATTGACATGGCGCTTTATCCCTTATCTGTTAATCGTGCCATGAATGCAGCGGCGTTAAATGTGATGAGAGATATCAAGAAAAATGGTTCACAAAAACAATCCATTCCTCTCATGCAGACACGTCAAGAACTTTACAAATTCCTCAATTACGAACAGGCTGAACAGGCAATTAACCCACTCTCAACTTAA
- the prpC gene encoding bifunctional 2-methylcitrate synthase/citrate synthase has product MSTNAQEKKKVGGLAGIVAGDSAICLCSAEDASLLYRGYSIQDLADKTTFEEVAWLLLRGSLPNGEELKAYKAKLKKMRTLPESLKEVLQRIPPQTHMMDVLRTGCSFLGNIEPETPLTEKYAIADRLLASFGSMLAYWDHYQKTKQSRSLDTQEESLAGHILHLIQGKKPSEMQRRCLDVSLILYAEHEFNASTFTVRTIASTLSDFYSAICGGIGALRGPLHGGANEWAMALISQFNTPDEAEEEILNMLHNKQLVMGFGHRVYTTSDPRSNIIKRWAKELSQEAGDTKIFPIAERIEQVMWREKKLFPNLDFYSAVAYHFCEIPTPMFTPLFVMSRISGWSAHLMEQRIANKLIRPISNYIGPTLQPFKPISER; this is encoded by the coding sequence ATGTCTACAAATGCACAAGAAAAGAAAAAAGTAGGCGGATTAGCAGGCATTGTTGCAGGCGACTCCGCTATTTGCCTTTGCTCGGCAGAGGATGCAAGTCTTCTTTATCGGGGCTATTCCATTCAAGATCTGGCTGATAAAACGACCTTCGAGGAGGTCGCGTGGCTTTTACTTCGAGGATCTCTTCCGAACGGAGAAGAATTAAAAGCTTATAAGGCTAAGCTAAAAAAAATGCGCACGCTTCCTGAATCGCTGAAAGAAGTTTTACAACGCATTCCACCCCAAACGCACATGATGGATGTTTTACGAACTGGCTGTTCGTTTTTGGGAAATATTGAACCAGAGACTCCCCTCACAGAAAAATATGCAATCGCGGATCGTTTACTGGCAAGTTTTGGTTCCATGCTAGCCTATTGGGATCATTATCAAAAAACAAAACAATCTCGCTCTTTAGACACACAAGAGGAAAGTTTAGCGGGTCACATTCTGCATTTAATCCAAGGGAAAAAACCCAGTGAAATGCAACGCCGCTGCTTAGATGTTTCTTTGATTCTTTATGCAGAACACGAATTTAATGCGTCAACTTTCACTGTACGAACAATTGCAAGTACGCTTTCAGACTTTTATTCAGCTATCTGTGGAGGCATTGGAGCGCTTAGAGGCCCCCTGCATGGAGGAGCGAATGAGTGGGCGATGGCACTTATTTCACAATTTAATACACCTGATGAAGCCGAAGAAGAAATTCTTAACATGTTGCATAATAAGCAACTGGTCATGGGCTTCGGACATCGCGTATACACCACATCAGATCCTCGTTCTAACATCATTAAACGCTGGGCAAAAGAACTCAGCCAAGAAGCGGGAGACACCAAAATTTTTCCTATCGCAGAACGGATAGAGCAAGTGATGTGGAGGGAGAAAAAACTCTTTCCTAATTTAGATTTTTACAGTGCAGTGGCTTATCATTTTTGTGAAATTCCTACTCCCATGTTTACTCCCCTCTTCGTCATGTCTAGGATATCCGGGTGGTCCGCACACTTAATGGAACAACGCATTGCCAACAAACTGATACGCCCAATCAGCAATTACATTGGCCCCACATTGCAGCCTTTCAAACCTATTTCAGAACGTTAA
- a CDS encoding M18 family aminopeptidase, with product MIPEEIQDLVVFLKESPTAWHAVRELQERLLKADFIFLPQAERWDIKPGKRYFTIKNGSSLCAFVAPLNPPNLVRLAASHTDSPALKLKPYSEFYRDSMVLFGVEVYGGPLLSSWLNRDLGIAGRVIIQEPDGSIVEKLVCLDAYPVVIPQLAIHLDPQVNENGLILNKQNHLSALAALEMPSDAKGYLNWLLKHEIGPHSILGADLFLFPLEEPSFIGYAKEMLAAYRIDSLTSVHAIWSALEQTLQPENTHLKMMVVWDNEEVGSSTAQGAESPFLSHTLERILLGYGQTREDYLRLLANSICVSVDLAHAVHPNYMERHDPLHQPMLGQGIVLKSNAKQRYASDAWTNALITHLCQKEKIPLQHFVSRGDMSCGSTIGPIHAASTGMPTVDIGCPQLSMHAARELMATADQLSMCRLLEAFFRY from the coding sequence ATGATCCCTGAAGAAATTCAAGATTTAGTTGTTTTTTTAAAGGAGTCACCGACTGCGTGGCATGCTGTTCGAGAACTACAAGAAAGATTATTAAAAGCAGATTTTATCTTCTTACCGCAAGCCGAGCGTTGGGATATTAAACCGGGAAAACGCTATTTTACCATAAAAAATGGTTCTTCTTTATGTGCATTTGTGGCGCCTTTGAATCCTCCTAATCTTGTTCGCTTAGCTGCTTCACATACCGATAGCCCAGCCTTAAAACTGAAACCCTATTCAGAATTTTACCGAGATTCAATGGTGTTATTTGGTGTCGAGGTTTATGGGGGACCACTTTTATCTTCTTGGCTCAATCGCGATTTGGGAATTGCTGGACGTGTGATTATTCAAGAACCCGATGGCTCGATTGTTGAAAAGCTTGTCTGTCTGGATGCATACCCCGTGGTGATTCCGCAATTAGCTATTCATTTGGATCCTCAGGTCAATGAGAATGGACTGATTTTAAATAAGCAAAATCATCTCTCCGCTTTAGCCGCGTTAGAGATGCCCTCGGATGCGAAAGGGTATTTGAATTGGCTTTTAAAGCATGAAATAGGACCTCATTCTATCTTGGGAGCAGATCTATTTCTATTCCCTTTAGAAGAACCCTCCTTTATCGGATATGCCAAAGAAATGTTAGCCGCATATCGGATCGATAGCCTAACAAGTGTTCATGCCATTTGGAGCGCCTTAGAGCAAACCCTTCAGCCGGAAAATACGCATCTTAAGATGATGGTTGTTTGGGATAATGAAGAGGTGGGCTCAAGTACGGCACAAGGTGCAGAATCCCCCTTTTTATCTCACACTTTAGAAAGGATTTTGCTAGGATATGGGCAAACGAGAGAAGATTATTTACGTCTGCTGGCGAATTCCATTTGCGTTTCGGTTGACTTAGCGCATGCGGTCCATCCTAACTATATGGAAAGGCATGATCCTTTGCATCAACCGATGCTTGGACAAGGGATTGTTTTGAAATCCAATGCAAAACAACGTTATGCTTCCGATGCGTGGACGAACGCATTAATCACGCATTTATGCCAGAAAGAAAAGATTCCATTGCAACATTTTGTTTCTCGCGGAGATATGTCTTGCGGATCTACCATTGGGCCTATTCATGCAGCTTCTACGGGCATGCCCACAGTTGATATTGGATGTCCACAGCTTTCCATGCATGCAGCAAGAGAGTTGATGGCAACGGCGGACCAACTATCCATGTGCCGTTTATTAGAAGCGTTTTTTAGATATTAA
- the serS gene encoding serine--tRNA ligase yields MLDIKLIRQNPEAIKAKVKTKEPSSESVIDAILVLDRQSREIKTKVEQLKSERNVLSDQIGALKRRGEDASALLEKVSSFGDEIHSLDHALAPLEEELIQLLSTIPNLPMDDIPVSDSPKDNVMIKEFKQRPVFDFPFKNHVELNERLELFDFKRGAKISGTGWPVYRGMGARLEWALLNYMIEIHIKNGFEQWIPPILVRKEILFGSGQLPKFENQQFKINDPDYHLYLIPTAEVPLNGLHYDEILETDHLPLKYIAYTPCFRREAGAAGSQERGLIRMHQFNKVEMFCFSKPEESMKLFDQMMASAEEILQGLDLHYRNMLLVTGDMSFASARTVDIEVWLPGQDRYYEVSSVSNCTDYQSRRSQIRFRKKGEKPELVHTLNGSGLATSRLMVALLENNQQPDGSVLIPPVLQKYLGGINRITPTA; encoded by the coding sequence ATGCTCGATATCAAGCTTATTCGTCAAAATCCAGAAGCTATAAAAGCGAAAGTTAAAACAAAAGAGCCATCTTCTGAGAGTGTAATCGACGCCATTTTAGTTTTAGATCGTCAGTCACGTGAAATTAAAACAAAAGTTGAGCAGTTAAAATCCGAAAGAAACGTCTTGTCCGATCAAATTGGGGCTTTAAAACGACGTGGGGAAGATGCAAGTGCTCTTTTAGAAAAAGTTTCGAGTTTTGGCGATGAAATTCACAGCTTAGATCATGCGTTAGCCCCTTTGGAAGAAGAGCTCATCCAATTGCTTTCGACAATTCCAAATTTGCCGATGGATGATATTCCTGTTTCCGACTCTCCAAAAGACAATGTGATGATTAAGGAATTCAAACAAAGACCCGTCTTTGATTTTCCTTTTAAAAACCATGTAGAGCTAAACGAGCGGTTGGAATTATTTGATTTTAAACGTGGTGCCAAAATTTCCGGAACAGGCTGGCCTGTTTACAGAGGAATGGGAGCTCGTTTGGAATGGGCTTTATTGAACTACATGATCGAAATTCATATCAAGAATGGCTTTGAGCAATGGATTCCGCCTATTTTGGTTAGAAAAGAGATTTTATTTGGCTCTGGCCAACTTCCTAAATTTGAAAATCAGCAATTCAAAATTAATGATCCTGATTATCATTTATATTTGATTCCAACAGCTGAAGTCCCTTTAAACGGATTGCATTACGATGAAATTTTAGAAACGGATCACCTTCCCTTGAAGTATATTGCCTATACTCCATGTTTTAGACGAGAAGCAGGAGCGGCAGGTTCGCAAGAGAGAGGTCTTATCCGCATGCACCAATTCAATAAAGTGGAAATGTTTTGCTTTAGCAAGCCTGAAGAAAGCATGAAGCTTTTTGATCAAATGATGGCGAGTGCGGAGGAGATTTTGCAGGGATTAGATCTGCATTATCGCAATATGCTTTTAGTCACAGGGGATATGTCTTTTGCTTCTGCTCGCACGGTGGATATTGAGGTGTGGTTGCCAGGACAAGATCGTTATTATGAAGTGTCCTCTGTTTCAAATTGCACGGATTACCAATCCAGACGTTCGCAGATTCGTTTCAGAAAGAAAGGGGAAAAACCCGAATTGGTGCATACATTAAATGGATCAGGTCTTGCGACTTCCCGTTTAATGGTCGCTCTGTTAGAAAATAATCAACAGCCTGATGGATCTGTTTTAATTCCTCCTGTACTTCAAAAGTATTTGGGTGGTATTAACCGAATTACACCGACTGCTTAA
- a CDS encoding enoyl-CoA hydratase/isomerase family protein: MELVKFEKHANVGILTIARPEALNALNQETLYAILHVLHEEASPENIRALILTGEGDKAFIAGADIKEMLPMDHLGMKAFCELGQSVALMLEQAPYLTLAAVNGYALGGGLEMALACDFIYASENAKLGLPEVSLGIIPGFGGTQRLSRAVGTRRAKELILSGKMINATVAHQIGLVNHVVEKEKLLSECLLTAQTVASQPPFAVMQAKAAINCGSSMGLLEALELEKNMCAVAFATPERKEKMSAFVNKKK; the protein is encoded by the coding sequence ATGGAATTAGTCAAATTTGAAAAACATGCCAATGTTGGGATTCTAACAATTGCAAGACCAGAAGCTTTAAATGCATTGAACCAAGAAACCTTATATGCCATTCTTCATGTTTTACATGAGGAAGCTTCTCCCGAAAATATTCGGGCCCTGATTTTAACGGGCGAAGGAGACAAAGCTTTTATAGCAGGAGCTGATATCAAAGAAATGCTGCCCATGGATCATCTGGGAATGAAAGCTTTTTGTGAACTAGGGCAAAGTGTGGCTTTGATGCTTGAGCAAGCTCCTTATTTAACTTTAGCCGCTGTGAATGGTTATGCATTGGGTGGAGGGTTAGAAATGGCACTCGCCTGTGATTTTATTTATGCGAGTGAAAATGCAAAACTTGGATTACCGGAAGTCTCTCTAGGAATTATCCCAGGATTTGGAGGAACACAAAGATTGTCACGTGCAGTTGGAACCCGACGAGCCAAGGAACTCATTCTATCAGGAAAAATGATTAATGCTACTGTCGCCCACCAAATCGGTTTAGTCAATCATGTTGTCGAAAAAGAGAAACTACTTTCAGAGTGTTTATTAACAGCTCAGACGGTTGCGTCACAGCCCCCTTTTGCGGTTATGCAAGCGAAAGCGGCGATTAATTGTGGCAGCTCCATGGGATTGCTCGAGGCCTTAGAACTAGAAAAAAACATGTGTGCAGTAGCTTTTGCGACACCAGAAAGAAAAGAAAAAATGAGTGCTTTTGTGAACAAAAAGAAATAA
- a CDS encoding 3-hydroxyacyl-CoA dehydrogenase family protein has translation MHLEEKLQNVSVVGAVGKMGRGIALVLAQEMAMLKLKKNQHYQLRLIDSNANGFVELRHYLKHHLKKFAESHIISLRDSYKDNTHLVSNHQIIDAFVDEALDLLSFETEVNKVQGSTLIFEAIFENEHAKIELLKRLKHKGEPETLFLTNTSSIPISYLAEKSGLEGKLIGFHFYNPPAVQKLVEIIIPSSVSVEDRTLAHTLIERLKKIGIPSHDVAGFIGNGHFIRELHFASQLIEEWSQEMPQVEAIYLLDTLTQAYLLRPMGIFQLVDYVGIDICHQIATIMEKHLKESLHVPLLKQMIGLGLKGGQGPDGTQKNGFFSYDGMQRKSIYAGKEKKYVNVQEISAKCAAKMGGPFSEQLTWKSLQKDPKRHKKIVDYFYKLFLSETWGAEQAKRFLKHSQKIANGLVERGVANKIEDVTQVLELGFFHLYGVSDISITQKH, from the coding sequence ATGCATTTAGAAGAAAAATTGCAGAATGTTTCTGTCGTAGGTGCTGTAGGTAAAATGGGGCGGGGGATTGCGCTCGTGCTTGCACAAGAAATGGCGATGCTCAAGTTGAAAAAAAACCAGCATTATCAACTTCGTTTAATCGATAGCAATGCAAATGGATTTGTGGAATTGCGTCATTATTTGAAACATCATCTCAAAAAATTTGCAGAAAGCCACATCATTTCTTTACGGGATAGTTACAAAGATAATACGCATTTAGTCAGCAATCATCAAATCATCGACGCTTTCGTTGATGAAGCCTTGGATCTGTTGAGTTTTGAAACAGAGGTGAATAAAGTCCAGGGATCGACTCTAATATTTGAAGCCATTTTTGAGAATGAACATGCCAAAATAGAATTGTTGAAGCGTTTAAAGCACAAAGGAGAACCCGAAACTCTTTTTTTAACCAACACATCCTCTATTCCCATCTCTTATCTCGCAGAAAAATCGGGTTTGGAAGGAAAATTAATTGGCTTTCACTTCTATAACCCTCCTGCAGTCCAAAAGCTGGTCGAAATTATTATCCCATCTTCCGTATCGGTAGAGGATCGTACTCTTGCTCACACATTAATTGAAAGATTAAAAAAAATAGGGATCCCTTCGCATGATGTCGCAGGATTTATTGGAAATGGACATTTTATTCGAGAATTGCATTTTGCCAGTCAGTTGATTGAAGAATGGTCTCAAGAAATGCCTCAGGTTGAAGCCATCTATCTGTTGGATACCCTTACACAAGCCTACTTACTTAGACCCATGGGCATTTTTCAACTTGTCGATTATGTGGGAATTGATATTTGTCATCAAATTGCAACCATCATGGAAAAGCATTTGAAAGAGTCTTTGCATGTTCCTCTGCTTAAACAAATGATCGGATTAGGATTAAAAGGAGGGCAAGGCCCGGATGGTACACAAAAGAATGGTTTTTTCTCATACGATGGAATGCAAAGGAAAAGCATTTATGCAGGAAAAGAGAAAAAGTATGTCAATGTGCAGGAGATATCTGCAAAATGCGCAGCTAAAATGGGAGGACCATTTAGCGAGCAACTCACATGGAAGTCTTTGCAAAAAGATCCTAAAAGGCACAAAAAAATCGTCGATTATTTTTATAAATTATTTCTTTCTGAAACATGGGGAGCAGAGCAAGCGAAGCGCTTTTTAAAACACTCTCAAAAGATTGCCAATGGTTTGGTAGAGAGGGGGGTGGCAAATAAAATCGAAGATGTCACGCAAGTTTTAGAGCTTGGTTTTTTTCACTTGTATGGAGTTTCAGACATTTCGATTACTCAGAAACATTAA
- a CDS encoding thiolase C-terminal domain-containing protein, with protein sequence MSTFRKKIFAAAGYNTVYFGSGRKEFNPEKEMRPFDEYLKETGDGTCSQVPNPVFDEGVIGSFMSGRFLNQANLPGFLPFMISSLRGKPCTGVEGACGTGGRAIAAATRSVLSDLAETVFVAGFETQNTMKAVYGADVLAGAAFYRKDRKSGHAFFFPGVFSDRAGAYYQKYGYEQARKGMAKWYEMSILNARHNPKAQEYQNSSPDLLALGMTPPNPLRFVPHLNFYDCSKVTDGASSLVILSEEGLQQCGIAKEDAVEIVAIGAAEEDITQPPCDLTVLTTTQMAVQKALEQAEIRLEEIGVLEIHDCFSITALLAFEALGLVPQGKASEFILDGHTAPDGKIPTNLSGGLSGFGHPTGATGVRQLVDLLHQLTQKAAFQIQPKSPYGMLISMGGNDKTVTCVIVKSTR encoded by the coding sequence ATGAGTACTTTTAGAAAAAAAATATTCGCTGCTGCCGGATACAACACCGTGTATTTTGGTTCTGGACGAAAAGAATTTAATCCTGAAAAAGAGATGCGTCCATTCGATGAATATTTAAAAGAAACGGGCGATGGAACATGCTCACAAGTGCCAAATCCGGTCTTTGATGAAGGAGTGATCGGAAGCTTTATGTCGGGTAGATTTTTAAATCAGGCGAATCTTCCTGGGTTCCTTCCTTTCATGATTTCAAGTTTAAGAGGAAAGCCTTGTACTGGCGTTGAGGGGGCATGCGGCACAGGTGGGCGAGCAATTGCTGCTGCAACGCGAAGCGTCCTTTCCGATTTAGCTGAAACAGTCTTTGTGGCAGGTTTTGAAACTCAAAATACGATGAAAGCAGTTTATGGAGCAGATGTGCTAGCGGGGGCTGCTTTTTATCGCAAAGATCGTAAATCTGGTCATGCCTTTTTCTTCCCGGGCGTTTTTTCCGATCGAGCGGGGGCTTATTATCAAAAGTATGGATATGAGCAAGCGCGTAAGGGAATGGCGAAGTGGTATGAAATGTCCATTTTAAATGCGCGACATAATCCCAAAGCTCAGGAATATCAAAATAGTTCGCCTGATTTGTTGGCTTTAGGTATGACCCCACCTAATCCTTTACGCTTTGTTCCACACCTCAATTTTTATGACTGCTCAAAAGTTACTGACGGAGCTTCTTCCCTTGTAATTCTATCTGAAGAGGGATTACAACAGTGTGGAATAGCCAAAGAGGATGCTGTAGAAATTGTGGCGATTGGGGCTGCAGAAGAAGACATTACACAACCTCCTTGTGATTTAACTGTTTTGACGACCACACAAATGGCTGTCCAAAAAGCTTTGGAGCAGGCTGAAATTCGATTAGAGGAGATCGGAGTATTAGAAATTCACGATTGTTTTTCTATTACGGCTCTTCTCGCATTCGAAGCTTTAGGATTGGTTCCACAAGGAAAAGCGTCTGAGTTTATTTTGGATGGGCATACAGCCCCAGACGGTAAAATTCCTACAAACCTTTCTGGAGGGTTGAGTGGTTTTGGACATCCAACAGGTGCGACAGGGGTGAGACAATTAGTTGATCTACTCCATCAACTAACGCAAAAAGCGGCTTTTCAAATTCAGCCTAAATCCCCTTATGGCATGCTAATTAGCATGGGAGGAAATGATAAAACCGTGACATGCGTCATTGTCAAAAGCACACGTTAA